CCGAGCGTCTGCCCGCTGACATCAACAACGGCAGGACGTTCGAGCGGTGGCTGAATGATCCGGAACACGACCGGTGTCTGCTCCTGACCCGTGAAGACCTGATGCGCCACGACGCCGCCTTGGTGACCGAGGAACGGTTCCCGGATTCCCTGTCGGTCGCAGGCGCGTCGCTTGCGCTGGAGTATCGTTTCGAGCCGGGGGATGCGGGTGACGGCGTGACGCTGGTCGTTCCGCTCGCGATGCTCAATCAGATCGACGGCGAGCGTTGCGAATGGCTGGTGCCCGGCCTGCTGGAAGAAAAGCTCACCGCCCTGATCCGCGCACTTCCCAAGGCACTGCGGCGTCACTTCGTTCCCGCCACGGATTTCGCGCGGGCCTGCGCAGAGGCCCTGACGCCCGCAGGCAATCTGCATGAAAGGTTGTCGCGCGAACTGCTGCGCATGACGGGCGAGCGCGTCGACACGGCGCTCTGGCCGCAACTGCCGATTCCCGAGCATCTGCGACTCCGGTTCCGGGTCGTGGACGTTCGGGGAGAAACGCTTGGCATCGGGCGGGACCTCGAGGCACTCCGGGAGCAGTTGGGTGATCGCGTTCAGGCCGGGTTCGCGGAGATTGCCCCCCAATCGAGCGAAGGTGAAACGGTGACCGGCTGGGACTTCGGCCGCTTGCTGGATCCGGTTGAAATCGTGCAGGCCGGGGTCACCGTCAAGGCCTATCCGGCGCTGGCGGTCGACGGGGAACAACTGCGGCTGCGCCACGTGGACACCGAGGAAAAGGCGATCCGCGAGAGCAGGGCAGGCCTGTTGCGCCTCTATCAGTTGACGCTGCCGGAGCAGACCAGGGCACTCCAGCGGGGATCGCCAGCGCTTCGCGCCCTGTGCCTCGACTACCGCGGCACGGGCAGTTGCGAGGCGCTCAAGCAGGATCTGGCGGCGGCGGCGCTCCGGCGGGCGTTCCTCGAGGGGCGCGACCTGCCTCGCGACCGGGCCGCGTTCGAGGTCGCGTTGGCGGATGGCAAGCAGCAGCTCTGCGCGGCGTATGCGGAACTTGTTCGCCTGGCCTCCATTATCCTGGCGGCGCACCGGTCGTTGCGCGTACGTCTGGCCGGCCGGCATTCGCCCGCATGGCTCAAAGCCCTGCCGGATATCGAGGGGCAGTTGGGACGCTTGGTCTGCCCGGGGTTTCTGGAAGAGACGCCGGGCGAATGGCTGGTCCACCTGCCGCGTTATCTGAAGGCGGCGGAGCGCCGCCTCGACGGGCTCGCCGTCGATCCGTCCCGGGACTCCAGGCTCATGGCTCGGCTCGCCCCCTGGTGGGGCCGATGCCTGGACGCGATGGATCTCCCCCGGTTGGCGGACGATCCAGAATTCGTCCGCTTTCGCTGGATGGTCGAGGAATTCCGTGTCTCGTTATTCGCCCAGGCGCTGGGGACCGCCCTGCCCGTCTCCGCGAAGCGTCTCGAGGCGCAATGGGGCCGCGTAGGGGGATGAATTACCTCGACCCGATCCGCCGGGTCAGCGGGCCGGCCAGGCTGACGATGAAGTACGCACTGCCGGCGATGAGTATGATGGTGGCCCCCGCCGGCAGGTCCCGCTGGAACGACACCGCCAGACCACTGGTCGTGAAGATCACGCCCAATATCGTCGCGATCACCATCATGGCGAACAATGAGCGAACGAAACGGGCCGCCAGCGCGGCCGGCAGGGTCAGCAGTGCGATCACCAGGACCAGGCCGACGACCTGTACCAGCACGACGACCGTCAGGGCGATCAGGCACAGCAGCAGGAGATACATGAGTTCGACGCGCACGCCGCGGATGCGTGCGAACTCGGGGTCGAAGGCGATGGCGAGAAACTGCTTGTAGAACAGCGCGACCACCAGGCCCATCAGACCGACCAGCGAGGCGAGCAGCCAGAGGTCGCGGTCGGGAATCAGCAGGATGCTCCCGAAGAGATAGCTCATCAGGTCCGCGTTGTACCCGGGGGTCTGCGTGATGAACATGATGCCCACGGCCATCCCCACCGCCCAAACCGCGCCGATCAGCGTATCCTCCTGCTCGCTTGCCCGCAGGCTGACCCAGCCGATGATCATCGCCGCTGCCAGAGCCGCGGCCAGTGCCCCCCAGATGGGGCTACCGCCGAGAAAATAGGCGAGTCCCATGCCGCCCAGGACGGAATGGGCGATACCGCCGGCAACGTAACCGATACGCCGGACCACCACATAGGGACCCATCAGGCCGCATGCCGCACTGGCAAGCAGGCCGCCGAAAAGGGCGTTGCGAAGAAAGGCATAATCGGCGAGCGACGCAAGGAAATCCACGGGTTGCCTCGTCAACCGTGGTTGTGGTGGATGATGCGCATCGGCTCGCCGTACAGTTCGCTGATGATCTCGCCATTGATGTTCTCGGTCTGGTGGCAGACCAGGGTCTGGTTGAGGCAGGCCACGCGATGGACGTACTTCGAGATGAAGGCGATGTCGTGCGAGACCAGTACGATGGTCAGGCGCTGGTTGAGTGACTCGAACAGATCGAAGATGTCCATTTCCCCGCGCTGGTCGATGTTGGCGGTAGGTTCGTCCAGGAGCAGAATCTCGGGCTCGCAGGCCAGGGCGCGGGCCACCAGGGTACGTTGCAGTTGTCCCCCCGAGAGCGTCTCGATCGGGCGGCCGTGCAGATCCGAGATGCGGGTCTCGCGCATGGCCTGTCTCGCGATCTCACGGTCGCGGCGTCCGAACGGTCCCATCGCGCCGCCCTTGCCGAGGCGCCCCAGCAGGACGGTATCTTCCACCGAGATCGGGAAGTCGCGGCGGAAGGTAGCGAACTGTGGAACGTAGCCGATGGACTCGCGACCGATCGAGGGCGGCTTTCCCAGGACCTCCACGGTGCCGCTCTCCGGTTTCAGCAGTCCGAGGACGATCTTCAGCAGCGTGCTCTTGCCGCCGCCGTTGGGTCCGACCAGACCGAGAAACTCGCCTTCGCGAACCTCCAGATCGACGTGGTCGAGAACCGGGGGAGTGGCGTATCGAAAGGTCAGGTTCGCGATGTGGATGGCTGGATTCACGGGAGCGGGCCAATCTCGGACTCTGTGGCGGGCGTCTTGGCCGGTGCTTGAGCCGGCGATTCGGCATCATGCCACAGAGTCCCAGGCGAACGGGAGAGCTAAGGCGATTTCTGTCAAATGACATACCATCCTGCTTGTCTTTTCGTCCGTCCTCTGTGTTGCGACAACAGTGACATAGTTAGACTAT
The DNA window shown above is from Gammaproteobacteria bacterium and carries:
- a CDS encoding ABC transporter ATP-binding protein, whose product is MNPAIHIANLTFRYATPPVLDHVDLEVREGEFLGLVGPNGGGKSTLLKIVLGLLKPESGTVEVLGKPPSIGRESIGYVPQFATFRRDFPISVEDTVLLGRLGKGGAMGPFGRRDREIARQAMRETRISDLHGRPIETLSGGQLQRTLVARALACEPEILLLDEPTANIDQRGEMDIFDLFESLNQRLTIVLVSHDIAFISKYVHRVACLNQTLVCHQTENINGEIISELYGEPMRIIHHNHG
- a CDS encoding metal ABC transporter permease; the encoded protein is MDFLASLADYAFLRNALFGGLLASAACGLMGPYVVVRRIGYVAGGIAHSVLGGMGLAYFLGGSPIWGALAAALAAAMIIGWVSLRASEQEDTLIGAVWAVGMAVGIMFITQTPGYNADLMSYLFGSILLIPDRDLWLLASLVGLMGLVVALFYKQFLAIAFDPEFARIRGVRVELMYLLLLCLIALTVVVLVQVVGLVLVIALLTLPAALAARFVRSLFAMMVIATILGVIFTTSGLAVSFQRDLPAGATIILIAGSAYFIVSLAGPLTRRIGSR